From Melospiza melodia melodia isolate bMelMel2 chromosome 31, bMelMel2.pri, whole genome shotgun sequence, one genomic window encodes:
- the LOC134431282 gene encoding LOW QUALITY PROTEIN: elongation factor Ts, mitochondrial-like (The sequence of the model RefSeq protein was modified relative to this genomic sequence to represent the inferred CDS: inserted 1 base in 1 codon; deleted 1 base in 1 codon), which yields MQRAALGALGAAARVRPGRWSAAPPALRELRELRARTGQPVLRCREALERAGGDLRQAEAWLEAESRRRGWARAAAPGAARARQGLXGVLSEGSAAVMVEVNCETDFVARTPDFQQLVEMAARGVLGHCQGASGTKLLLPEEELAQVRAENGGDLLSEHLALAMGRLGERLALRRAGWLRAPPGGFVATYAHGWVPAGPAVAMGTYGALVACGGPGAGPPPAELRELGRRVAQHVVGMAPTALGTPEDELGGESETRLLAQGALMEPGVPLGRYLRDRGGLRVCDFLRFQCGEEPPREPPRAEGGG from the exons ATGCAGCGCGCGGCGCTGGGCGCGCTCGGGGCGGCGGCGCGGGTGAGACCGGGAC GCTGGAGCGCGGCCCCGCCGGCGctgcgggagctgcgggagctgcGGGCGCGCACCGGGCAGCCCGTGCTGCGCTGCCGGGAGGCGCTGGAGCGGGCGGGGGGCGACCTGCGGCAG gccGAGGCCTGGCTGGAGGCCGAGTCGCGCCgccggggctgggccagggccgctgcccccggggctgcccgggccCGGCAGGGGC GTGGGGTCCTGAGCGAGGGCTCGGCCGCCGTCATGGTGGAG GTGAACTGTGAGACGGATTTCGTGGCGCGGACCCCCGACTTCCAGCAGCTGGTGGAGATGGCGGCCAGGGGGgtcctggggcactgccagggggccTCGGGCACCAAG ctcctgctgccagaggAGGAGCTGGCCCAGGTG CGGGCAGAGAACGGGGGGGACCTGCTGAGCGAGCACCTGGCACTGGCCATGG GCCGCCTGGGCGAGCGCCTGGCACTGCGccgggccggctggctccgtgcCCCCCCCGGCGGCTTCGTTGCCACCTACGCGCACGGCTGGGTGCCCGCCGGGCCCgccgtggccatgggcacctacgGGGCGCTGGTGGCGTGCGGGGGGCCGGGCGCGGGGCCCCCCCCGGCCGAGCTGCGGGAGTTGGGGCGCAGGGTGGCGCAGCACGTGGTGGGCATGGCGCCCACCGCCCTGGGCACCCCCGAGGACGAGCTGGGCGGGGAGAGCGAGACGCggctgctggcacagggggcactgaTGGAGCCGGGCGTGCCCCTGGGGCGGTACCTGCGCGACCGGGGCGGCCTCCGCGTGTGCGACTTCCTGCGCTTCCAGTGCGGCGAGGAGCCCCCCCGGGAGCCCCCCCGGGCTGAGGGGGGCGGCTGA
- the LOC134431244 gene encoding LOW QUALITY PROTEIN: EEF1A lysine methyltransferase 3-like (The sequence of the model RefSeq protein was modified relative to this genomic sequence to represent the inferred CDS: inserted 1 base in 1 codon; deleted 4 bases in 3 codons) has translation MAAPGCHVGTGGGREGEEENGEEEEEEEEEEEEEEEEEEEEEEEEEQGEEAEAALRAVFPGTPELFAETFPERRRFRLCGRXLHIAEHHGPRLGLAGAVWEAALSLCRFLGEQNLELAGRRVLELGAGTGIVGIFAAMLGAEVTLTDRPPALPQLRENARLNFPGSAAGPRVRALRWGRDQRRFPPKFHLILGSDIVYDPRSFAPLLSTLRHLLVPPAQALLSARLRGGEAGAARFFRQLLPPFFAVRLLRREPERDIEIYAVTPRDGAPLEQDRPGLVVPHTAGTEPRSGADPGWAL, from the exons ATGGCGGCGCCCGGGTGCCACGTGGGGACCGGGGGGGGGCGGGAGGGGGAGGAAGAGAAcggggaagaggaagaggaagaggaagaggaagaggaagaggaagaggaagaggaagaggaagaggaagaggaagaggagcaagGAGAGGAAGCAGAAGCGGCGCTGCGGGCCGTgttc cccgggacccccgagcTCTTCGCCGAGACCTTCCCGGAGCGGCGCCGGTTCCGGCTGTGCGGGC GTCTGCACATCGCGGAGCACCACGGGCCGCGGCTCGGGCTCGCCGGGGCCGTCTGGGAGGCG gccctgtccctgtgccggTTCCTGGGCGAGCAGAACCTGGAGCTGGCGGGGCGGCGG GTGCTGGAGCTGGGCGCCGGTACCGGCATCGTGGGCATCTTCGCTGCCATGCTGG GGGCCGAGGTGACGCTCACGGACCGGCCGCCGGCGCTGCCGCAGCTCCGGGAGAACGCGCGGCTCAACTTCccggggagcgcggcggggccccgGGTGCGGGCGCTGCGCTGGGGCCGCGACCAGCGCCGCTTCCCGCCCAAGTTCCACCTCATCCTGGGCTCCGACATCGTGTACGACCCCCGCTCCTTCGCCCCGCTGCTGAGCACCCTCCGGCACCTGCTGGTGCCGCCGGCCCAGGCGCTGCTCAGCGCCCGC CTGCGCGGCGGCGAGGCCGGGGCCGCCCGCTTCTTCCGGCAGCTGCTGCCGCCCTTCTTCGCGGTGCGGCTGCTGCGGCGGGAGCCCGAGCGGGACATCGAGATCTACGCGGTCACCCCGCGGGACGGAGCCCCTTTGGAGCAGGACAGGCCCGGGCTGGTGGTCCCTCACACCGCGGGAACGGAGCCCCGGAGCGGGGCGGACCCGGGCTGGGCTCTCTGA